In the Arachis ipaensis cultivar K30076 chromosome B10, Araip1.1, whole genome shotgun sequence genome, one interval contains:
- the LOC107623465 gene encoding E3 ubiquitin-protein ligase RGLG2 — protein sequence MGGKNSKQDNHWRQSSYGRSSSSSSSWNSYPQPAYGQGGHAYEPQPTPYPTAQPYYAPPPPTTQNYGYEQSYTSSEVTRPDNRRKLERKYSRIADNYNSIDEVTEALARAGLESSNLILGIDFTKSNEWTGKNSFNRKSLHHIGNVPNPYEQAISILGKTLAAFDEDNLIPCFGFGDASTHDQDVFSFYPDDRFCNGFEEVLSRYREIVPHIRLAGPTSFAPVVEMATTIVEQSGGQYHVLVIIADGQVTRSVDTEGGRLSPQEQKTVDAIVEASKYPLSIILVGVGDGPWDMMREFDDNIPARDFDNFQFVNFTEIMSKNIPPSRKEAAFALAALMEIPSQYKAAIELNLLGTRKANAPQRVALPPPMHGSASLGASKPYGSASFGTSKPHAANFEPSVPTYPSDSSLSGTTHPAPTPNYDNLLCPICLNNAKDLAFGCGHQTCCECGQDLETCPICRSIIHTRIKLY from the exons ATGGGGGGAAAAAATTCTAAGCAGGACAATCATTGGAGGCAGAGTTCATATGGCCGTTCAAGTTCCTCTTCGTCTTCCTGGAATTCATATCCTCAGCCAGCTTATGGTCAGGGGGGTCATGCCTATGAGCCACAACCAACTCCTTATCCCACGGCGCAACCCTATTATGCTCCTCCTCCTCCTACTACTCAAAACTATGGCTATGAACAATCTTATACTAGCAGCGAAGTCACCCGCCCCGATAATAGAAGGAAGTTAGAGAGGAAGTATTCGAGAATTGCTGATAATTACAATTCCATAGATGAG GTGACTGAGGCTCTTGCACGGGCAGGCCTTGAGTCTTCCAATCTTATTCTTGGTATCGATTTTACTAAGAGCAATGAATGGACAG GAAAGAATTCATTTAATCGAAAAAGCTTGCATCACATTGGGAATGTTCCAAATCCTTATGAACAAGCAATATCTATTCTTGGGAAAACATTGGCTGCATTTGATGAGGATAACTTGATTCCTTGTTTTGGATTTGGAGATG CATCAACACATGATCAAGATGTCTTCAGCTTCTATCCAGATGACAGGTTTTGCAATGGTTTTGAGGAAGTGTTGAGTCGGTACAGGGAAATTGTTCCACATATTCGACTTGCAG GTCCCACTTCGTTTGCACCAGTTGTTGAAATGGCCACGACAATCGTTGAGCAGAGTGGAGGCCAGTACCATGTTTTGGTTATAATTGCAGATGGCCAG GTTACAAGAAGTGTTGACACTGAAGGTGGGAGACTAAGTCCACAGGAACAGAAGACTGTAGATGCCATTGTTGAGGCAAG TAAATATCCTCTTTCAATCATATTGGTTGGCGTTGGAGATGGACCTTGGGACATGATGAGAGAGTTTGATGACAATATTCCAGCTCGGGACTTCGATAATTTTCAG TTTGTGAATTTCACAGAGATTATGTCAAAGAACATTCCTCCTTCACGAAAAGAGGCCGCATTTGCTCTTGCAGCATTGATGGAAATTCCTTCTCAGTATAAGGCAGCTATAGAGCTTAATCTACTTGG CACTCGGAAAGCCAATGCTCCACAGAGAGTTGCCCTTCCACCACCCATGCATGGTTCagcatctcttggtgcttcaaaACCTTACGGGTCAGCATCTTTTGGCACTTCAAAACCTCATGCTGCTAATTTTGAGCCAAGTGTTCCCACTTATCCGAGTGACAGCAGCCTATCTGGCACGACTCATCCGGCCCCAACTCCGAATTATGACAATCtg CTTTGCCCCATATGTTTGAACAATGCAAAAGACCTGGCCTTTGGATGTGGTCATCAG ACGTGTTGCGAATGTGGACAAGATCTTGAGACGTGCCCCATCTGCAGGAGCATCATTCACACCAGAATTAAGCTTTATTAG
- the LOC107621286 gene encoding uncharacterized protein LOC107621286, with protein MRRGDDEASSIGTRVILPSSFTGGRRYMFNRCQDAMAIFEMPAKRSQGRCIFWSLNAGMYTIEFQKRGLPHAHMLLWLNGESNLQSVEIVDEFICAELPNPQKFPSLYNVVTKYMIHGPCGLLRPSSPCMKDGKCSKFYPKRFVDQTSFDEDGYPIYRRRNMGVTVKINDVDINNRFVVPYNPLLLMKYQAHINLEFCNKSNVIKYLFKYINKGPDRVIATVGETHYVGESSQVVDEIKQYYDCRYLSPSESMWRILAYDIHHRWPSVQRLTFHLPNQQHVVFDDADITTHVYLRNKDLLTMFTGWMMANRWFPDGRSLTYVEYLEKFVYCSNSREWKPRQRGFSIGRLSFAHPTSGELFYMRMLLNEACSAMGFLIDDKEYVSAIKEVAEVASAAQLRRFFVILLLSGSMGRPLSVWEQTWAYLSDDILYRRRHELQYPDLTMSQDELQTFCLLEIEKLLHSNGKSLRNYAGMPVPNNSLVSQFNNLMLLRELQYDTVSLTREHDANVLKVLSARLRSEKRIVINVASSGIASLLLPGGKTAHSMFNIPIELTEETVCRIKKDSAKAEVVRLADLIIWDEAPMTNKLAFKALDRTLRDIMVSVSDRNKDLPFGGKVVVLGGDFRQVLPVIPKGSRAEIVMASINSSVLWKYCEVCCLTKNMRLTMGLEQSTSQELRSFSDWILQIGEGRCGTVVNDKLFVEIPSDIIIPVLENPVEDIVNTIYPDLVQNFRDPSFFQDRAILAPTVDNVEEINNYIVDLLPGEEKNYLSAIRYVIRCSGLPNHSLKLKIGVPIILLRNIDPAGGLCNGTRPVVRDLGRNVIGADIVSGSNVGDKVFITRMNMIPSDTVIPFKFQRHQFPISLSFAMTINKSQGQTLSTVGLFLRRSVFCHGQLYVAVSRVRNRNGLKILVCGDALVDPVSTENVMDSFSRHARGFISDVESYLRFRPAHIQAGCSSPAWLSPHEGCMCCSLLSLSAVFSRNSFAQAPFLVDLVDQVKDFLIESQIEDLQGIN; from the exons ATGCGTCGTGGTGACGATGAAGCTTCTTCAATTGGGACACGAGTCATCTTGCCTTCTTCGTTCACTGGTGGTAGACGTTATATGTTTAATCGTTGTCAGGATGCGATGGCAATCT TTGAAATGCCTGCTAAGCGATCTCAAGGAAGGTGTATTTTTTGGTCACTTAATGCAG gcATGTATACTATTGAGTTCCAAAAAAGAGGTCTACCGCATGCACACATGTTACTATGGCTTAACGGGGAAAGCAACTTACAAAGTGTTGAAATTGTTGATGAATTCATCTGTGCTGAACTACCCAATCCACAGAAATTTCCATCTCTTTATAATGTTGTCACCAAGTACATGATCCATGGTCCTTGCGGTCTTCTTAGACCGAGTTCTCCTTGCATGAAAGATGGTAAGTGCTCAAAGTTTTATCCGAAAAGATTTGTTGATCAAACGAGCTTTGATGAAGATGGCTATCCGATTTATAGACGTCGTAATATGGGTGTGACAGTGAAGATCAATGACGTTGATATTAACAATAGATTTGTTGTGCCTTATAATCCACTACTGTTAATGAAATATCAAGCTCACATAAATCTTGAGTTCTGTAACAAGTCAAACGTCATCAAGTATCTTTTTAAGTATATCAATAAGGGTCCGGATCGGGTCATTGCAACTGTTGGAGAAACACATTATGTTGGGGAATCTTCTCAGGTAGTTGATGAGATCAAGCAGTATTACGACTGTCGTTATTTATCACCGTCTGAATCCATGTGGAGAATTTTAGCTTATGATATTCATCATAGATGGCCGTCAGTACAGAGGTTGACTTTTCACTTGCCGAACCAGCAGCATGTTGTATTCGATGATGCTGATATCACCACTCATGTTTATTTGCGCAACAAAGATTTGCTGACGATGTTTACGGGTTGGATGATGGCCAACAGGTGGTTCCCAGATGGGCGGTCTTTAACATATGTTGAATATCTAGAAAAATTTGTCTATTGTTCGAACAGTAGGGAGTGGAAGCCGAGACAAAGGGGATTCTCAATTGGAAGATTGAGTTTTGCTCATCCGACATCTGGTGAACTTTTCTATATGCGGATGCTTTTGAAT GAGGCATGTTCTGCCATGGGATTCTTGATAGATGATAAGGAGTATGTTTCTGCTATTAAGGAAGTTGCCGAGGTAGCGTCCGCTGCACAGCTAAGGAGGTTTTTTGTGATATTGTTGTTATCTGGTTCCATGGGAAGGCCTCTGTCAGTTTGGGAACAAACTTGGGCCTATTTGTCTGATGATATTCTTTATCGCAGAAGGCATGAGCTGCAATATCCTG ATTTAACGATGAGTCAGGACGAGTTGCAAACATTTTGTTTGTTAGAAATTGAGAAACTATTGCATAGTAATGGAAAATCATTGAGAAATTATGCCGGTATGCCAGTTCCTAATAACTCTCTAGTGTCTCAATTTAACAACTTGATGTTGCTGCGTGAGTTGCAGTATGACACTGTTTCTTTGACTCGTGAGCATGATGCAAACGTCTTAAA GGTTTTGTCGGCTCGATTGCGATCTGAGAAAAGGATTGTTATAAACGTTGCTTCTAGTGGTATTGCTTCTCTGTTGTTACCTGGTGGTAAGACGGCTCACTCTATGTTCAATATTCCTATTGAGCTGACTGAAGAAACTGTTTGTCGGATTAAGAAGGATAGTGCAAAAGCTGAGGTAGTCCGATTGGCCGATTTGATTATTTGGGATGAGGCACCGATGACTAACAAGTTGGCTTTTAAAGCACTCGATAGGACGTTACGTGATATAATGGTTTCGGTCTCTGATAGGAATAAAGATTTACCTTTTGGTGGGAAGGTGGTTGTTCTCGGTGGTGATTTCAGGCAAGTCTTGCCAGTTATTCCGAAAGGTTCTCGTGCTGAGATTGTGATGGCTTCGATAAATTCTTCTGTCCTCTGGAAATATTGTGAAGTTTGCTGTCTGACAAAAAATATGAGGTTAACAATGGGATTGGAACAGTCAACTTCTCAGGAGTTAAGGTCATTTTCAGATTGGATACTTCAAATTGGTGAAGGTCGCTGTGGAACAGTGGTCAATGATAAACTTTTTGTTGAGATTCCTTCTGATATAATAATTCCTGTCTTGGAAAATCCAGTGGAAGATATTGTAAATACAATTTATCCGGATTTGGTTCAGAATTTTCGTGATCCAAGTTTTTTCCAGGATAGGGCAATTTTGGCTCCGACTGTTGACAATGTTGAAGAGATAAATAATTATATTGTTGACTTGTTGCCCGGGGAGGAAAAAAATTATCTCAGTGCTATTCGATATGTG ATTAGGTGTTCTGGTCTACCTAATCATTCATTGAAGTTGAAAATAGGTGTGCCTATTATTTTGTTGAGGAATATTGATCCAGCTGGGGGTTTGTGTAATGGTACCCGACCTGTTGTGCGAGATTTAGGGAGAAATGTGATCGGTGCGGATATTGTTTCTGGTAGCAATGTTGGGGATAAAGTTTTTATCACTAGAATGAATATGATTCCCAGTGATACAGTTATACCGTTTAAATTCCAACGCCATCAGTTCCCAATTTCTCTGTCGTTTGCGATGACAATAAACAAAAGCCAGGGTCAGACATTATCAACAGTCGGTTTGTTCTTGCGTCGTTCTGTGTTTTGTCACGGTCAACTTTATGTAGCTGTTTCCCGAGTTAGGAATAGAAATGGTCTTAAGATTTTAGTTTGTGGTGATGCATTGGTTGATCCTGTCAGTACTGAAAATGTT ATGGACAGTTTCTCTAGG CATGCGCGTGGTTTCATCTCTGATGTGGAGAGCTATCTGCGTTTCAGGCCCGCACACATCCAAGCTGGATGTTCTTCTCCAGCGTGGCTTTCTCCTCATGAAGGGTGCATGTGCTGCTCTTTGCTTTCGCTGTCAGCTGTCTTTTCTCGCAATTCCTTCGCGCAAGCCCCTTTTCTTGTGGATTTAGTTGATCAA GTTAAGGATTTTCTCATTGAGTCTCAAATAGAAGATTTGCAAGGAATCAATTAG
- the LOC110268227 gene encoding replication protein A 70 kDa DNA-binding subunit A-like isoform X1, giving the protein MNDRVDLVDKITPWRKSWKVHVKVVKLWYHKNPAFDSSQNLLHMVLMDKKLHKIQATIRDQLISKFSLSLNEGIVYLMTNFTVVPNTGLNRVTKHRFRLLFQYNTSVVSVVSPRIPHSGLCFASLDEIDQMTKDHNFLIDFVGIITGVRKERDVASYGKLVKAVVLEVFADGKRVQCNVFGNACDLLEYDKLQKYGRSPLVVLESFKIKAIKGGVILQNVIDVSRLFINPDIPEAVEFLSRFSVASYGFSSLVTNDLGYLVSKVDGDYFNSKEISNIQDLHSDNGDSHYFVIGTIKEVMDEPDWWYYTCVCGQAVVEHEDLYLCDACGSCVENVMVKYGIRVKIQDASCTVLFLLLDNAATKLFGRTCSEAFLSIEDEFPVDPSVLAVCRSYSPQMFDHVVGEEKGFKVEIDSTVDPDYSSCFKIVNAFSHNQEPVAVDDYINAMLHGPIFPPIYDSYLQYATGEDYKTQVVCDNAIQSETIEGWFCFYSGNYIICVEES; this is encoded by the exons ATGAATGACCGTGTTGATCTGGTGGACAAAATCACTCCGTGGAGAAAATCATGGAAAGTGCATGTTAAAGTTGTCAAGTTGTGGTACCACAAGAATCCTGCTTTCGATTCTTCTCAAAATCTGTTGCATATGGTCTTAATGGATAAGAAG TTACACAAGATCCAGGCCACCATTAGAGATCAGCTAATATCAAAATTTTCCTTGTCTCTAAATGAAGGAATTGTGTACTTGATGACCAATTTTACAGTTGTACCCAACACTGGTTTGAACAGGGTGACAAAACATCGGTTCAGACTTTTGTTCCAATACAACACATCTGTTGTTTCTGTGGTATCTCCAAGGATACCTCATTCGGGTCTGTGTTTTGCATCATTAGATGAAATTGATCAAATGACAAAGGACCACAATTTCCTGATTG ACTTTGTTGGGATTATTACTGGTGTTCGAAAAGAAAGAGATGTGGCATCATATGGGAAGTTGGTGAAAGCAGTGGTGCTAGAAGTCTTTGCTGATGG CAAAAGGGTACAATGCAATGTGTTTGGAAATGCTTGTGATTTGTTAGAATATGATAAGTTACAAAAATATGGAAGATCTCCCCTAGTTGTCCTCGAGTCTTTTAAAATCAAAGCCATTAAAG GTGGGGTAATCCTACAGAATGTGATAGATGTCTCTAGGTTATTCATTAATCCTGACATTCCTGAGGCCGTTGAGTTCCTAAGCAG ATTTAGTGTAGCCAGTTATGGATTCTCAAGCCTTGTGACCAATGACCTTGGATACTTAGTTTCTAAAGTTGATGGTGATTATTTCAATTCCAAAGAGATCAGTAATATTCAAGATCTTCATTCAGATAATGGG gATTCTCATTACTTTGTTATTGGGACAATTAAGGAAGTCATGGATGAACCAGATTGGTGGTACTATACATGTGTGTGTGGTCAAGCTGTTGTTGAGCATGAGGATCTCTACCTTTGTGATGCTTGTGGTTCATGTGTTGAGAATgttatggtcaa ATATGGGATTCGGGTAAAGATTCAGGATGCTAGCTGTActgttttgtttcttttgcttGATAATGCGGCAACAAAACTATTTGGAAGAACCTGTTCTGAAGCATTTCTTAGCATAGAAGATGAATTTCCAGTTGATCCTAGTGTGCTTGCA GTCTGTCGGTCATATTCTCCACAAATGTTTGATCATGTTGTTGGAGAGGAGAAAGGTTTCAAGGTTGAAATTGATTCTACAGTTGATCCAGATTACTCCAGTTGCTTTAAAATTGTGAATGCCTTTAGTCATAATCAAGAACCAGTTGCAGTTGATGATTATATCAAT GCAATGCTTCATGGTCCCATTTTTCCACCAATCTATGATAGCTACTTGCAGTATGCAACTGGCGAAGATTACAAGACTCAAGTAGTTTGTGATAATGCTATTCAATCAGAAACTATTGAAG GGTGGTTTTGTTTTTATTCTGGGAACTATATCATCTGTGTTGAAGAATCATAA
- the LOC110268227 gene encoding replication protein A 70 kDa DNA-binding subunit A-like isoform X2 → MNDRVDLVDKITPWRKSWKVHVKVVKLWYHKNPAFDSSQNLLHMVLMDKKLHKIQATIRDQLISKFSLSLNEGIVYLMTNFTVVPNTGLNRVTKHRFRLLFQYNTSVVSVVSPRIPHSGLCFASLDEIDQMTKDHNFLIDFVGIITGVRKERDVASYGKLVKAVVLEVFADGKRVQCNVFGNACDLLEYDKLQKYGRSPLVVLESFKIKAIKGGVILQNVIDVSRLFINPDIPEAVEFLSRFSVASYGFSSLVTNDLGYLVSKVDGDYFNSKEISNIQDLHSDNGDSHYFVIGTIKEVMDEPDWWYYTCVCGQAVVEHEDLYLCDACGSCVENVMVKYGIRVKIQDASCTVLFLLLDNAATKLFGRTCSEAFLSIEDEFPVDPSVLAVCRSYSPQMFDHVVGEEKGFKVEIDSTVDPDYSSCFKIVNAFSHNQEPVAVDDYINAMLHGPIFPPIYDSYLQYATGEDYKTQVVCDNAIQSETIEEGSA, encoded by the exons ATGAATGACCGTGTTGATCTGGTGGACAAAATCACTCCGTGGAGAAAATCATGGAAAGTGCATGTTAAAGTTGTCAAGTTGTGGTACCACAAGAATCCTGCTTTCGATTCTTCTCAAAATCTGTTGCATATGGTCTTAATGGATAAGAAG TTACACAAGATCCAGGCCACCATTAGAGATCAGCTAATATCAAAATTTTCCTTGTCTCTAAATGAAGGAATTGTGTACTTGATGACCAATTTTACAGTTGTACCCAACACTGGTTTGAACAGGGTGACAAAACATCGGTTCAGACTTTTGTTCCAATACAACACATCTGTTGTTTCTGTGGTATCTCCAAGGATACCTCATTCGGGTCTGTGTTTTGCATCATTAGATGAAATTGATCAAATGACAAAGGACCACAATTTCCTGATTG ACTTTGTTGGGATTATTACTGGTGTTCGAAAAGAAAGAGATGTGGCATCATATGGGAAGTTGGTGAAAGCAGTGGTGCTAGAAGTCTTTGCTGATGG CAAAAGGGTACAATGCAATGTGTTTGGAAATGCTTGTGATTTGTTAGAATATGATAAGTTACAAAAATATGGAAGATCTCCCCTAGTTGTCCTCGAGTCTTTTAAAATCAAAGCCATTAAAG GTGGGGTAATCCTACAGAATGTGATAGATGTCTCTAGGTTATTCATTAATCCTGACATTCCTGAGGCCGTTGAGTTCCTAAGCAG ATTTAGTGTAGCCAGTTATGGATTCTCAAGCCTTGTGACCAATGACCTTGGATACTTAGTTTCTAAAGTTGATGGTGATTATTTCAATTCCAAAGAGATCAGTAATATTCAAGATCTTCATTCAGATAATGGG gATTCTCATTACTTTGTTATTGGGACAATTAAGGAAGTCATGGATGAACCAGATTGGTGGTACTATACATGTGTGTGTGGTCAAGCTGTTGTTGAGCATGAGGATCTCTACCTTTGTGATGCTTGTGGTTCATGTGTTGAGAATgttatggtcaa ATATGGGATTCGGGTAAAGATTCAGGATGCTAGCTGTActgttttgtttcttttgcttGATAATGCGGCAACAAAACTATTTGGAAGAACCTGTTCTGAAGCATTTCTTAGCATAGAAGATGAATTTCCAGTTGATCCTAGTGTGCTTGCA GTCTGTCGGTCATATTCTCCACAAATGTTTGATCATGTTGTTGGAGAGGAGAAAGGTTTCAAGGTTGAAATTGATTCTACAGTTGATCCAGATTACTCCAGTTGCTTTAAAATTGTGAATGCCTTTAGTCATAATCAAGAACCAGTTGCAGTTGATGATTATATCAAT GCAATGCTTCATGGTCCCATTTTTCCACCAATCTATGATAGCTACTTGCAGTATGCAACTGGCGAAGATTACAAGACTCAAGTAGTTTGTGATAATGCTATTCAATCAGAAACTATTGAAG AAGGTTCTGCTTGA
- the LOC110268301 gene encoding uncharacterized protein LOC110268301 isoform X2: protein MDQILQKCIDYEYLIDFIGVLCGLKKRRDVECNGKILKVLTIEVFADGKKISCNFVGDSPALLEMNTLKRYQRPPVVILQSFKIKVNGDKVSLQNVINISRVLINPDMQETVNFLNQYGIGSHHFSRLCSNEVGDLVCVMDDESFDWKLFTHY, encoded by the exons ATGGACCAGATTCTTCAGAAGTGCATTGATTATGAGTACTTAATAg ATTTTATTGGGGTGCTTTGTGGATTGAAAAAGAGAAGGGATGTTGAGTGTAATGGAAAGATATTGAAAGTTCTGACCATTGAAGTTTTTGCTGATGG GAAGAAAATCTCCTGCAATTTTGTTGGTGATTCTCCTGCTCTTTTAGAGATGAATACTTTGAAAAGGTACCAAAGACCACCTGTTGTAATTCTGCAATCTTTCAAGATCAAAGTCAATGGAG ataAAGTCAGTCTCCAAAATGTGATCAATATTTCCCGAGTTTTGATCAACCCTGATATGCAGGAAACTGTGAATTTTCTGAATCA ATATGGTATTGGGAGCCACCATTTCAGTAGACTCTGTAGTAATGAGGTTGGGGATTTGGTATGTGTAATGGATGATGAATCTTTTGATTGGAAGCTATTTACGCACTATTGA
- the LOC110268301 gene encoding uncharacterized protein LOC110268301 isoform X1, giving the protein MMNLLIGSYLRTIDNLKANNEDGQYFVVEKIKEIVEDPEWWFFSCVCGHPIVGDDNVFYCQLCSREIQHFMIRKLSTDTVHSFFINCLAKKLFSKFKQRGLVLMVIVVPLKSSMSLVMHDFSTNFRLISASRMLVLIRPLAQYLKTFLGMDSLDVMRTKSYLVFE; this is encoded by the exons ATGATGAATCTTTTGATTGGAAGCTATTTACGCACTATTGATAATCTTAAGGCCAACAATGAG gATGGACAATACTTTGTGGTTGAAAAAATTAAGGAGATTGTTGAAGATCCGGAGTGGTGGTTTTTTTCTTGTGTTTGCGGTCATCCTATTGTAGGTGATGACAATGTGTTCTATTGTCAGCTGTGCAGCAGAGAGATTCAGCATTTTATGATAAG AAAATTGAGCACCGATACTGTCCACAGTTTTTTCATAAACTGCTTGGCAAAGAAAttattttcaaagttcaagcaaaGAGGATTAGTGCTCATGGTTATTGTGGTACCTTTAAAGTCATCAATGTCATTAGTGATGCACGATTTTTCAACAAACTTCAGGCTGATCAGTGCATCAAG GATGTTAGTTCTGATTCGGCCTTTAGCCCAATATTTGAAGACTTTTCTCGGTATGGACAGCTTAGATGTTATGAGAACCAAGTCATATCTGGTGTTCGAATAG
- the LOC110268499 gene encoding uncharacterized protein LOC110268499, which translates to MYHNIPIIVFLHDHICILIGEIIDVLKHQKWWYYCCLCNAHVSHVGNVFYCYLCRVECVDAIRRYRIKIIVSHSNGSNIFILEDDEVMQIVKKSCSDFLIDEKKNSQSTDEYTLPNGIISQLMNKKILFIVDPRPVGYELNTSLHIVRAVCDDLEIVKFLEDSSNDNDQQKFHLDPFVPHFPFEFKNPVQFHSNASIQCSSSSSATVGQASPISVLNWNCWNVNHDFHARISSSQGSNLFGSHQPLTIREELRSAFGQCENTAEAVERMDECSG; encoded by the exons ATGTATCATAATATACCAATTATTGTTTTTCTACATGATCATATTTGTATTCTGATCGGTGAGATTATTGATGTTTTGAAACATCAGAAGTGGTGGTACTACTGTTGTCTGTGTAATGCACATGTTTCTCATGTTGGGAATGTATTTTATTGTTATCTGTGTAGAGTTGAGTGTGTTGATGCCATAAGAAG GTATCGGATCAAAATTATTGTTTCCCACTCAAATGGCAGCAATATTTTCATACTTGAGGATGATGAGGTGATGCAAATAGTCAAAAAGAGTTGTTCAGACTTTTTGATAGATGAAAAGAAAAACTCCCAA tCAACCGATGAATACACTCTTCCGAATGGGATAATTTCTCAGTTGATGAACAAGAAAATTCTGTTCATAGTGGATCCTAGACCTGTTGGATATGAATTGAACACATCTCTTCACATTGTTCGTGCAGTATGTGATGATCTTGAAATTGTGAAGTTTTTGGAGGACTCTAGCAATGATAATGATCAGCAG AAATTTCATCTGGATCCCTTTGTTCCTCATTTTCCTTTCGAATTTAAGAATCCAGTTCAGTTTCACTCCAATGCAAGCATTCAGTGTTCATCGAGCTCAAGTGCTACAGTGGGTCAGGCTTCACCCATTTCTGTTCTCAACTGGAATTGTTGG AATGTTAACCATGATTTTCATGCAAGAATCTCATCCTCACAAGGTTCGAATTTATTTGGGAGTCATCAACCTCTCACTATTAGGGAAGAGCTTCGGAGTGCTTTTGGACAATGTGAAAATACTGCCGAGGCTGTTGAAAGGATGGATGAGTGTAGTGGCTAA